One region of Ananas comosus cultivar F153 linkage group 9, ASM154086v1, whole genome shotgun sequence genomic DNA includes:
- the LOC109714797 gene encoding protein FD-like, protein MWCSFTHPNTNTNINNSSMSMSSSSSSSSSSSPSSMFSSQTTPRRRAMEDVWKDITLSTPTPHPHPHHVMMRPLATPSTTTHHYHHHHTTTPRHQRRRILQDFLAGTLNRPAPLAARSSDFRNSLRTRLPRRRRRRLRRGLLVVPLPGFSAADSPPNIFSLCEKKRPPESPDNGCCAGGSGGDRRHKRMIKNRESAARSRARRQAYTNGLELEVAHLLEENANLKKEQQEVNLPPS, encoded by the exons ATGTGGTGCTCTTTTACTCATCCAAACACCAACACCAACATTAATAACTCCTCTATGTCCatgtcctcttcttcttcttcttcctcgagctcctctccctcctccatGTTCTCCTCCCAAACCACCCCGCGGAGGAGAGCCATGGAGGACGTGTGGAAGGACATCACCCTCTCCACCCCCACCCctcacccccacccccaccatgTTATGATGAGACCCCTCGCCACCCCTTCCACAACCACTcaccactaccaccaccaccacaccaCCACACCACGCCACCAGAGGCGCCGTATCCTCCAGGACTTCCTCGCCGGAACCCTAAACCGCCCCGCTCCGCTCGCCGCGAGGAGCTCG GACTTCCGCAATTCGCTCCGAACGCGACTCCCgcgccgacgccgccggcgGCTGCGGCGCGGTCTGCTCGTCGTACCGTTGCCGGGCTTCTCGGCCGCCGACTCGCCGCCGAATATCTTCTCGCTCTGCGAGAAGAAGCGGCCCCCGGAGAGCCCCGACAACGGCTGCTGcgccggcggcagcggcggcgaccGCCGGCATAAGAGGATGATCAAAAACCGGGAGTCCGCCGCCCGCTCCCGCGCCAGGAGACAG GCTTACACCAAtgggttggagttggaggttgCCCACTTGCTGGAGGAGAATGCCAACCTAAAGAAGGAACAACAGGAGGTAAACTTACCACCTTCATGA
- the LOC109714796 gene encoding pentatricopeptide repeat-containing protein At2g21090-like, whose protein sequence is MSKPNLKPTSNPTLQNPNPNPSSSSSSIVPPRRDQPHVSRAPDLAVPLLPLLSLARPPPTFPSSPPSSTNLLHFPIAAPPPPPAHAHVLALGFAPSVVVSGALLTAYAKCRLLGHARKVFDEMPVRDVLAWTALVHGYSTSGDLVSACKLFDQMPSRNTISWTALIGGLNRNGEPYEALDMFRKMMYQCVRPDQFTFSSTLCACAATASLTQGKQIHGYVLRSKFNPNSIVLSSLVDMYSKCGDLLRARWVFELTHYSKRDTVLWNTIISALGHHGHGKEAIKLFDEMVKCGRKPDANTFVVLLTSCSHSGLVEEGVRFFESMAKIHGVVRQEDHYVCLVDLLGRNGRFKEAMEWLAKEPCRSSARARNALLGACRVHGNVELGKQVAEQLIELEPNSSAKYVLLSNMYAEDGNWEHVEKLRGLMEESQVRKERASSWI, encoded by the exons atGTCCAAACCCAATCTCAAGCCCACCTCAAATCCCaccctccaaaaccctaaccctaatccctcttcttcgtcttcgtcgATCGTGCCTCCTCGCCGCGATCAGCCACACGTCTCTCGGGCGCCCGACCTCGCCgttcccctcctccccctcctctccctcgcTCGGCCTCCGCCCACcttcccctcctctcctccctcctccaccAACCTCCTCCACTTCCCCATCGCCGCCCCTCCTCCGCCCCCt GCCCACGCCCACGTCCTCGCCCTCGGCTTCGCCCCCAGCGTCGTCGTCTCCGGCGCCCTCCTCACCGCCTACGCCAAATGCCGCCTCTTGGGCCACGCCCGcaaggtgttcgacgaaatgcccgtGAGGGACGTGCTCGCGTGGACCGCGCTCGTCCACGGCTACTCGACGTCAGGAGACTTGGTCTCCGCGTGCAAGCTGTTCGACCAAATGCCCAGTAGAAACACTATATCGTGGACCGCCCTCATCGGCGGGCTCAACCGAAACGGCGAGCCCTACGAGGCCTTAGACATGTTTAGGAAAATGATGTATCAATGTGTTCGGCCGGATCAGTTCACATTTAGCAGCACTCTATGCGCCTGCGCAGCCACGGCTTCGCTTACGCAAGGAAAGCAGATCCACGGATACGTACTGCGATCAAAATTCAATCCGAATTCCATAGTGCTGAGCTCTCTCGTCGATATGTACTCCAAATGCGGGGATCTTTTGCGAGCCCGATGGGTGTTTGAGCTCACGCATTACAGTAAAAGGGACACCGTACTCTGGAATACAATTATATCTGCTTTGGGCCACCATGGTCACGGAAAAGAAGCGATTAAGCTGTTCGACGAAATGGTTAAGTGTGGTAGAAAGCCTGATGCAAACACTTTTGTCGTCCTCCTCACTTCGTGCAGCCACTCGGGATTGGTCGAAGAAGGGGTGAGATTCTTCGAGTCGATGGCGAAGATCCACGGTGTTGTCCGCCAGGAAGACCACTACGTTTGTTTGGTCGATTTGTTAGGTCGAAACGGCCGGTTCAAAGAGGCGATGGAATGGCTCGCTAAGGAGCCGTGTAGGTCGAGTGCGCGAGCTCGGAATGCATTGCTCGGGGCGTGTAGAGTTCATGGGAATGTGGAGCTGGGGAAGCAAGTAGCCGAGCAACTCATCGAATTGGAGCCAAATAGCTCCGCAAAATATGTGCTCCTTTCAAATATGTATGCTGAGGATGGGAATTGGGAGCATGTGGAGAAGTTGAGGGGCCTCATGGAGGAGAGCCAAGTAAGGAAAGAGAGAGCTTCAAGCTGGATCTAA
- the LOC109714795 gene encoding receptor homology region, transmembrane domain- and RING domain-containing protein 1-like yields the protein MYRIAGVHAPPARAPSDALVHLKSKPFPFTFLDAPARFAVPIDSSGICGSLHVADPIYACSPLQNVWSSSGGGDAAKFVLISRGLCSFEEKVRVAQEGGFDAAIIYDDQEKSSLYSMIGNTEGINIHAVFISKMAGETLKKFTRGEDGECCIGSSIDETTGTVLVISFVSLVVIISVLAAFLFARNCRLLRRGVHSQPTSMKRQAVEVLPCFTFKTAYLNSKRNAETCAICLEDYQDGEMIRVLPCEHEYHAVCVDSWLTKWGTFCPVCKQEVNSGE from the exons ATGTATCGAATAGCTGGCGTGCATG CACCACCCGCGCGCGCCCCCTCCGACGCTCTCGTCCACCTCAAATCCAAGCCCTTCCCCTTCACCTTCCTCGACGCCCCCGCTCGATTTG CTGTTCCAATTGACAGCTCTGGGATTTGTGGTTCTTTGCATGTTGCCGACCCGATATACGCTTGCTCACCCCTTCAGAATGTCTGGAGTAGCTCCgggggaggagatgcggcgaaGTTCGTGCTGATCTCGAGAGGCCTTTGCAGCTTTGAGGAAAAGGTTAGGGTTGCCCAGGAAGGTGGATTCGATGCGGCAATCATCTACGACGATCAAGAGAAGAGCAGCTTGTACTCAA TGATAGGGAACACTGAGGGTATAAACATACATGCAGTTTTTATTTCAAAGATGGCGGGAGAGACCCTTAAGAAGTTCACAAGGGGTGAAGATGGGGAATGCTGCATAGGCTCTTCAATTGACGAGACAACTGGGACGGTGTTGGTGatttcttttgtttctcttgTTGTCATAATATCTGTTCTTGCGGCTTTTCTCTTTGCTCGGAATTGCCGGCTTCTCCGGCGCGGAGTCCATAGCCAGCCCACTAGCATGAAGAGGCAGGCAGTGGAAGTCCTCCCTTGCTTCACATTCAAAACTGCTTACTTAAATAGCAAACGAAATGCAGAGACATGTGCTATTTGTCTTGAAGACTACCAAGATGGAGAGATGATCAGAGTTCTTCCCTGCGAACATG AATATCACGCAGTATGCGTAGACTCTTGGCTTACAAAATGGGGCACATTCTGCCCTGTGTGCAAGCAGGAAGTAAACTCTGGAGAGTAA